The Platichthys flesus chromosome 8, fPlaFle2.1, whole genome shotgun sequence genome has a window encoding:
- the bicc2 gene encoding bicaudal C homolog 2, with protein sequence MATTTTEESSPVPASVAPQQPDLETSVEPGSAVKPEPSKAQSDREGREDDEEDAGGRSSVPLQENAGGQSLDPEWLEERFRIDRKKLENMLYAPKHGDAETGEEFFERVMRETNTQVKWPSKLKIGAKSKKDPHVKVEGKRPNVLEAKKKILEVLETRVNKVTLKMDVAYTEHSHVIGKGGGNIKKVMEVTSCHIHFPDSNRHNVTGEKSNQVSIAGPIEGVEEARRKIRELQPLSLTFDLPVSLVPQSLPEAGSPLIQQVMQSLGVSVSFRAVPPQPQAQPPFYGSCCTVWGLQGNAAAVKKGTCILMDLLLGSEVTGIVSSQLDVTSQQHLFLLGQNGAHFLSVMHQTQTQIILPDLSAPQSPPSLLIQGSPDGVCQARQQLMDCLPVCLMFDMREDGEADPCKLAQMMQDLGVFISVKPKVKQTSKSVVVKGLERNISCLYEARRLLLGLESCETAKLIEVTTDPMLSGSELTNYWLNMLLQQLRLSEQGSVPAPTPEMLTGTKLRPSAPPGLTSHAEEGRAGLKGADSRPLEKILENEDQYGQSEDESSEVMMSSSEVRDAINSSIGRMGLMARRGSLQGPEIVKVLGQGRRHSTGQALTYRLLNTEMEGARNEWRNSLRRDMLLALDVHTDSSQAEDYDYEKKKRLATRAMQRKPVVTEVQTPTDTWSGLGFSKSMPAEAIKELRNIGRRCYKPYLSTSTSTAQQQPWAAPTGKMFNGSNSENWRDRRASASSFLPVSSSSSSSSPSSSPSSPASTLSSSTSSFPDFVSSMKRGRIEKPSESFLSSSGSYFEGMCSSRRASTCSQRSPSPQITDDLPELLHQLGLIKYIDVFEQQEIDYQTFLTLSDEDLKEVGVSTFGARRKMLLAISDLTKSKRRLSDTPAVKPGYLEGGASGRLPRIMDVEVAAQSNHW encoded by the exons ATGGCCACCACAACCACGGAGGAGAGCTCTCCGGTCCCGGCCTCCGTAGCACCGCAGCAGCCTGACTTGGAAACTAGCGTAGAACCCGGCTCAGCGGTGAAGCCTGAGCCCAGCAAGGCCCAAagtgacagagagggaagagaggatgatgaggaggacgcTGGAGGAAGAAGCTCAGTGCCTTTGCAGGAGAATGCAGGAGGGCAGAGTCTGGACCCGGAGTGGCTGGAGGAGAGGTTCAGGATCGAcaggaagaagctggagaacaTGTTGTACG CTCCAAAGCACGGAGATGCTGAGACAGGGGAGGAGTTTTTTGAGAGA GTGATGAGAGAAACTAACACTCAGGTGAAATGGCCGTCCAAGCTGAAGATTGGAGCCAAGTCAAAGAAAG ATCCACATGTGAAGGTGGAAGGGAAAAGGCCCAATGTATTGGAAGCAAAAAAGAAGATCCTAGAAGTGCTGGAAACCAGG GTGAACAAGGTGACTCTGAAGATGGACGTGGCCTACACCGAGCACTCCCATGTCATTGGGAAAGGCGGtggaaacataaaaaaagtGATGGAGGTCACCTCCTGCCACATCCACTTCCCCGACTCCAACCGCCACAATGTTACGGGAGAGAAAAGCAATCAG GTCTCCATCGCCGGGCCCATAGAGGGGGTGGAGGAAGCCAGGAGGAAGATAAGA GAGCTGCAGCCGCtgtccttgacctttgacctcccagtCAGTCTGGTGCCCCAGTCTCTGCCAGAGGCGGGTTCCCCACTCATCCAGCAGGTGATGCAGAGTTTGGGGGTCAGTGTGAGCTTCAGGGCCGTGCCCCCCCAGCCTCAGGCACAGCCCCCCTTCTATGGAAGCTGCTGCACCGTCTGGGGCCTGCAGGGAAATGCAGCTGCAGTCAAG AAGGGGACGTGCATCCTGATGGACCTGCtgctggggtcagaggtcacaggtatAGTGAGCAGCCAGCTTGACGTCACCTCTCAGCAGCATCTGTTCCTGTTGGGTCAGAACGGAGCTCACTTCCTGAGCGTCATGCACCAGACCCAGACCCAGATCATCTTACCAGACCTCAGCGCTCCGCAGAGCCCCCCCTCGCTGCTCATCCAGGGCAGCCCTGATGGAGTGTGTCAGGCACGGCAGCAGCTCATG GACTGTTTACCGGTGTGTCTGATGTTCGACATGCGTGAAGACGGAGAGGCAGATCCTTGTAAGCTGGCTCAGATGATGCAAGACCTGGGAGTCTTCATCAGTGTGAAGCCCAAAGTAAAACAGACCAGCAAG TCAGTGGTGGTCAAAGGGCTGGAGCGGAACATCTCCTGTCTGTATGAGGCCCGGCGTCTGCTCCTGGGGCTGGAGTCCTGTGAGACTGCTAAGCTAATTGAGGTGACCACTGACCCCATGCTCTCCGGCAGCGAGCTGACCAACTACTGGCTCAACATGTTGTTGCAGCAGCTTCGACTGTCTGAGCAAG gtTCTGTTCCAGCTCCCACTCCAGAGATGCTGACTGGTACCAAGCTCCGCCCCTCAGCTCCACCGGGCCTTACCTCTCACGctgaggaggggagggcagGACTGAAGGGAGCAGACAGCCGGCCACTGGAGAAG ATCCTGGAAAATGAGGACCAGTATGGCCAGTCCGAGGATGAGAGCTCTGAGGTCATGATGTCATCATCTGAGGTGCGTGATGCAATCAACAGCAGCATCGGCCGGATGGGATTGATGGCTCGGAGGGGGAGTCTCCAGGGCCCCGAGATAGTCAAGGTCTTAGGCCAGGGCCGGCGTCATTCAACAGGACAGGCCCTAACCTACAG ATTGCTGaacacagagatggagggagcgaGGAATGAATGGAGGAACAGCCTGAGGAGAGACATGTTGCTGGCTCTGGATGTTCACACTGACTCATCCCAGGCTGAG GATTATGACTATGAGAAGAAGAAACGACTGGCAACCAGAG CCATGCAGAGGAAACCTGTGGTCACTGAGGTGCAGACGCCCACAGACACCTGGAGTGGCCTCGGCTTCTCCAAGTCGATGCCAGCCGAGGCCATCAAGGAGCTCCGCAACATCGGCCGCCGCTGCTACAAGCCCTACCtgagcaccagcaccagcaccgcCCAGCAACAG CCATGGGCTGCACCGACAGGGAAGATGTTCAACGGGAGCAACTCGGAGAACTGGAGGGACAGACGGGCATCTGCATCTTCATTCCTgcctgtctcttcctcttcttcctcctcctctccttcctcctccccctcctcgccTGCCTCCACTCTCTCCTCGTCTACCTCCTCCTTCCCGGATTTCGTGTCGTCAATGAAAAGAGGCAGAATTGAGAAACCTT CGGAGAGCTTCctgagcagcagcggcagctaCTTTGAAGGCATGTGTTCATCGAGGAGGGCGTCGACCTGCAGTCAGCGGAGCCCCTCCCCCCAAATCACAGACGACCTACCTGAGCTGCTCCATCAACTCGGCCTGATCAAGTACATCGATgtgtttgaacaacaagag ATTGACTACCAGACCTTCCTCACTCTGTCTGATGAGGATCTGAAGGAAGTGGGCGTCTCCACCTTTGGCGCCAGACGCAAGATGTTATTGGCCATCTCAG ACCTCACCAAGAGCAAGAGGAGGCTCTCGGACACACCTGCTGTGAAACCTGGATACCTGGAGGGCGGTGCGAGCGGGCGACTGCCACGAATCATGGATGTGGAAGTTGCTGCTCAGAGTAACCACTGGTGA